The following proteins are co-located in the Tenrec ecaudatus isolate mTenEca1 chromosome 11, mTenEca1.hap1, whole genome shotgun sequence genome:
- the C11H2orf15 gene encoding uncharacterized protein C2orf15 homolog: MGFSLSKTATQVSAVLMESKADDHLVPRTEKSKLRPVIQLFQITKKIGFEDTGQGNLAREEASTGSLSEKALGSVVYVKESDGVEMIDIE; the protein is encoded by the coding sequence ATGGGATTTTCTCTGAGTAAAACTGCGACTCAGGTATCTGCTGTGCTCATGGAGTCAAAGGCCGATGACCACCTAGTGCCAAGGACTGAGAAAAGCAAGTTGAGACCAGTCATCCAGTTATTTCAAATCACCAAGAAAATCGGGTTTGAAGACACAGGTCAAGGAAACTTGGCAAGGGAAGAGGCCAGCACAGGCTCTCTTTCAGAGAAAGCCTTGGGCTCAGTAGTATATGTGAAAGAAAGTGATGGAGTAGAAATGATAGATATAGAATGA